From Thermococcus barophilus MP:
AATAATCGGGGATGAGGAGCTTGCGAGAGAAGTGCTTGAGGGCAACGTATTCTCGGTTATAGATGCGATGCACCTCCTCATGGATGAAACTGGGATTAAGAGAATCCACTTCCATACCTATGGTTATTACGTTGCATTGACCCAGTATAGGGGTGAGGAAGTCAGAGATGCCCTGTTATTTGCCGCATTGGCTGCTGCAGCCAAGGCAATGTATGGTAGCATAGAAAACTTGAGCCAGATTAGAGACGCTTTGAGTGTGCCCACAAATGAAAGGGCTTTCCTCACTGAAGAGGAGCTTGAGAAGGAGTTTGGTGAAGTTGAAAATGGGATAATCGACATGACTGACAGACAGTTAGCATTTATACCAACGAAAATAGTTGCATCACCTAAGAGCACTGTTGGAATAGGGGATACAATCTCAAGCTCAGCCTTTGTGAGTGAATTTGCAATGAAGCGCTGATCTTTTCTCCTTTTGATAAATTTTATATACGCCAATTTACTAATAATTCATGGAGTTTCATTTAAGGACTTGATGCTCTTTAGTGATTTTCAAAGGTTTAACCTTCATTCTAATCATCTGGAGGTGATAATATGCTTTTAGAGGCTCCCGTTTACAAGGAGATATTTGGAGCTGTTAAGATTTATGAATTGCAAAAGTTACTCAAAATGGACACCGAGACAGAGGAAGTACCTATGTTCACAGTCACAAACATCCCAAGGGAGGATATATATCGTACACTGGGAGAAATGGCAGTTGTTGTTCCAATGAAAAACGAAAAGCTGCATTTGGTGGATGGCGTCCTCAAGGCAATACCCCACAAGTGTCCCATCATAATAGTTTCAAACAGCAAGAGGGAAGGTCCTAATAGATACAGGCAGGAGGTTGACTTGGTTAGGCATTTTTACAACCTAACCCATTCAAGGATTATCATGGTTCATCAAAAAGACGCTGGAATAGCTAAGGCATTTGAAAAAGTGGGCTACACTGCAATACTTGACGAGAACGGAAATGTTAGAAGCGGTAAAGGTGAAGGTATGGTCATTGGAATTCTGCTTGCAAAGGCTATTGGTGCAAAATATGTAGGATTTGTTGATGCAGATAACTACATCCCAGGGGCTGTCAACGAGTACGTTAAAGATTATGCTGCTGGCTTTCTCATGAGCGAGAGCGAATATACGATGGTTCGCCTTCACTGGAGGCACAAGCCCAAAGTTACAAAAGGTAGCTTGTACTTCAAGAAGTGGGGAAGGGTTAGCGAGATAACAAACCGCTACCTAAATCAGCTCATAAGCGAGCAGACTGCATTTGAAACCACAATAATGGTAACTGGAAATGCCGGGGAGCATGCAATGACCATGAAGCTTGCTGAGATAATGCCGTTCTCAACTGGCTACTCAATAGAGCCATATGAGATAGTCTATCTTCTTGAGAGGTTTGGCAGATGGGAGGGAGTGGAGGAGTATCAGGATGTCTTTGATCAGGGAATAGAGATATTTCAGATTGAGACCCTTAATCCGCACTTCCATGAAGACAAGGGGCAGAGGCATGTGAAGGAAATGATTTTGATGTCTTTGGCGACGATTTATCACTCGAGCTTGGCTTCAGATGGACTCAGGAAAAAGATAATTGAGGACTTAAGGATGCACAATATAATCGGAGAAAATGAAGAACCTCCAGAGCCAATTATAATGCCCCCAATTAAAGATGTTGATGACAAAAAATGGATTAAAATTGTCGAGAATCATTCTGAAACACTGCTCAAGCTTGGCTTGTAAGACTTTATCTCCACACCAGCTCAGTGGTGGTCAGAGGCAGAGGGTTGTTATTGCAAGGGCCATTAGTGTCAATCCAGATGTTATAGTGGCGGATGAACCTATCACAATGATTGACGTATCGCTGAGAATTGGAATACTGGATCTGCTACTAAAGCTGAAGGAAGAAGTTGGAACATCCT
This genomic window contains:
- the mpgS gene encoding mannosyl-3-phosphoglycerate synthase; amino-acid sequence: MLLEAPVYKEIFGAVKIYELQKLLKMDTETEEVPMFTVTNIPREDIYRTLGEMAVVVPMKNEKLHLVDGVLKAIPHKCPIIIVSNSKREGPNRYRQEVDLVRHFYNLTHSRIIMVHQKDAGIAKAFEKVGYTAILDENGNVRSGKGEGMVIGILLAKAIGAKYVGFVDADNYIPGAVNEYVKDYAAGFLMSESEYTMVRLHWRHKPKVTKGSLYFKKWGRVSEITNRYLNQLISEQTAFETTIMVTGNAGEHAMTMKLAEIMPFSTGYSIEPYEIVYLLERFGRWEGVEEYQDVFDQGIEIFQIETLNPHFHEDKGQRHVKEMILMSLATIYHSSLASDGLRKKIIEDLRMHNIIGENEEPPEPIIMPPIKDVDDKKWIKIVENHSETLLKLGL